A section of the Rhizobium sp. BG4 genome encodes:
- a CDS encoding DUF6719 family protein — MKLRYLLTVLLAVGLASCQTILKQEPAKGTLATGKKVLVDDGTCPAGQVKQVTGSTPGNPRIKECVPMPQG; from the coding sequence ATGAAACTCAGATATCTGCTGACGGTTCTTCTGGCCGTCGGGTTGGCCAGCTGCCAGACAATCCTGAAGCAGGAGCCCGCAAAGGGCACGCTGGCGACCGGCAAGAAGGTGCTTGTCGACGACGGCACCTGCCCGGCCGGACAGGTGAAGCAGGTGACCGGCTCGACGCCCGGAAATCCGCGCATCAAGGAATGCGTGCCGATGCCGCAGGGCTGA
- a CDS encoding nucleoside deaminase, with protein MEDHEPFLREAIALSKSAVANGDEPFGSLLVKDGKIILRAENSVFTGRDMTNHAELNLIKLAAQHYDAEALADCTLYTSTEPCAMCSGAIYWSGIGRMVFACSETRLGEIAGIGLDVPSRAILETGARVVTVIGPHIEEEAAAVHQAFWPKHLGKI; from the coding sequence ATGGAAGATCATGAGCCGTTTTTGCGCGAGGCGATCGCGCTGTCGAAATCCGCGGTGGCAAATGGGGACGAGCCGTTCGGCTCGTTGCTGGTCAAGGATGGCAAGATCATCCTCAGGGCCGAGAACAGCGTCTTCACCGGCCGCGACATGACCAATCATGCCGAGCTGAACCTGATCAAGCTGGCAGCGCAGCACTATGACGCCGAGGCGCTCGCCGATTGCACGCTTTATACAAGCACTGAACCCTGCGCCATGTGTTCGGGCGCGATCTACTGGTCGGGTATCGGCCGGATGGTCTTCGCCTGCTCGGAAACGCGGCTCGGCGAGATTGCCGGGATCGGCCTCGATGTACCAAGCCGGGCGATCCTGGAAACCGGCGCGCGCGTTGTCACGGTGATCGGCCCGCATATCGAGGAAGAAGCGGCCGCCGTTCATCAGGCATTCTGGCCGAAGCATCTGGGCAAGATCTGA
- a CDS encoding class I SAM-dependent methyltransferase, giving the protein MKMEFMSSYEYSQDENVWRRPGNSRPFSYSDGDEIETRLYNTIRNARDRSIFSAEIQNAVSDWASLYHLSSERANLLRPIMKHIQGPVLEIGAGCGAVTRFLGESGLEVVALEGSPRRASIAAERCRGLDNVSVVVDPFQDFASDRKFKTVTLIGVLEYARVFFSKEQGRDPVDLMLEHAARYLEPDGVLIVAIENQLGLKYFAGFPEDHLGEPMLGIEDRYMSRGVVTFGKAELGKRIGRAGFKHQEWWYPYPDYKLPVSVLRGDAFVADMPVDFSGLINAAGKADAQTPAVKTFTTDFAWSAVVRNGLAGELANSFLVVSSASEIAGDGVFGYHYGLPRAPQYRTVVEFGKDGEGYYGDRKKLLAEGGAPADARFAVQLKREPLIAGRRWKDELQYIVGRNNWPLSDLESWTQVWWDAVKEEAGLARNARLNASAPVSGALLDATPRNMMFDGEAIRFVNLGWVAGETIELGYLLFRGLYDALSALTFCEKPQPALKMDIRQFLAIATRAAGMPLSDDSCARYLALEEAFQAEITGRRVKLDAAALLGKVIPPRQNAYDLLRNGGSIIEAKDREIARLLALVDAQRAVPVGGVQIAQPGKSAKVAYSIAVDNHPKFVFQAYYCAKSLVEFAGAKPADIHVQFTPSVSDDLVLIFSEKGYRTHRLEAFGDKKYCNKISQLDPFGQEDFDYLVLLDADTMALGDLSELATGTALKAKVVDTPNPPIPVLLEVARAAQLQSVGPKLPADNGTDETFRGNCNGGVYVIPKPLLSTVRTEWRKWALWLLANPEPLQRAGRSENVDQVAMWLTITAGNLAYEPLSSNYNYYGHVPGHHGYAEPGKPIRILHYHEHCVNDQGLLSPRCDMKPVVHDAFTKANTLIRAEFRNDLFWNLRYKVNPQRGSGVGSRGENLIYKRKLLIDNGVEQLGSVLDIGSGDLEVVKALDIKTYLGLDRSQEAIDIAKASKPEWGFQVFDLKRHADTIPLHDVVICMEVLIHQGDPEVYRALVEFAASRTAKRLIISGYEVRHGHVDSNYLVFFHERLSETLRKTGRFRTIELAGNHTDVAVFRCDV; this is encoded by the coding sequence ATGAAGATGGAATTTATGTCGTCCTATGAATACAGCCAGGACGAGAATGTGTGGCGCCGCCCGGGCAATAGCCGGCCTTTTTCCTATTCCGATGGCGATGAAATAGAGACGCGTCTTTATAATACCATCCGCAATGCGCGCGACCGGTCGATCTTCTCGGCGGAAATCCAGAATGCGGTGAGCGACTGGGCCTCGCTCTATCATCTGAGCTCCGAGCGCGCCAATCTGCTGCGCCCGATCATGAAGCACATCCAGGGCCCGGTTCTGGAGATCGGAGCCGGTTGCGGTGCCGTCACGCGGTTCCTGGGCGAATCCGGTCTTGAGGTGGTCGCTCTCGAAGGCAGCCCCCGCCGGGCCTCGATTGCCGCCGAGCGTTGCCGCGGTCTCGACAATGTCAGCGTCGTCGTCGATCCCTTCCAGGATTTTGCTTCCGACCGCAAATTCAAGACCGTGACGCTGATCGGCGTCCTGGAATATGCCCGCGTCTTCTTCTCGAAGGAGCAGGGGCGCGATCCCGTCGATCTCATGCTCGAACATGCGGCGCGCTATCTCGAGCCCGATGGCGTGCTGATCGTCGCCATCGAGAACCAGCTCGGCCTGAAATATTTCGCCGGTTTCCCGGAAGATCATCTCGGCGAGCCGATGCTCGGCATCGAAGATCGCTACATGTCGCGCGGCGTCGTCACCTTCGGCAAGGCGGAGCTCGGCAAGCGCATCGGCCGCGCCGGCTTCAAGCATCAGGAATGGTGGTATCCCTATCCGGATTACAAGCTGCCGGTTTCTGTTCTCAGGGGCGATGCCTTCGTTGCCGATATGCCGGTGGATTTCTCCGGCCTCATCAACGCGGCAGGCAAGGCCGACGCGCAGACGCCGGCGGTCAAGACATTCACGACGGATTTTGCCTGGAGCGCGGTGGTTCGCAACGGCCTGGCCGGCGAACTGGCGAACTCGTTCCTCGTCGTCTCCTCTGCCAGCGAAATCGCCGGAGATGGCGTCTTCGGCTATCACTACGGCCTGCCGCGGGCGCCGCAATACCGCACGGTCGTCGAGTTCGGCAAGGACGGCGAGGGCTATTATGGCGATCGCAAGAAGCTGCTGGCCGAGGGCGGGGCGCCTGCCGATGCCAGGTTCGCGGTCCAGCTGAAGCGCGAGCCGCTGATTGCCGGACGGCGGTGGAAGGACGAGCTGCAATATATCGTCGGGCGCAACAACTGGCCGCTGTCAGACCTCGAAAGCTGGACGCAGGTCTGGTGGGATGCGGTGAAGGAAGAGGCGGGCCTGGCGCGCAATGCGCGGCTGAATGCGAGCGCGCCGGTCTCCGGGGCTCTGCTGGATGCCACGCCCCGCAACATGATGTTCGATGGCGAGGCGATCCGCTTCGTCAATCTCGGATGGGTTGCGGGCGAGACGATCGAGCTCGGCTATCTGCTGTTCCGCGGCCTCTATGATGCCCTGTCGGCGCTGACCTTCTGCGAGAAGCCGCAGCCTGCGCTGAAGATGGATATCCGCCAGTTCCTGGCGATCGCCACGCGCGCCGCCGGCATGCCGCTGTCGGACGATAGCTGCGCCAGGTACCTCGCGCTCGAAGAAGCCTTCCAGGCGGAAATAACGGGCCGCCGCGTCAAGCTGGATGCCGCCGCACTCCTCGGCAAGGTCATCCCGCCGCGGCAGAACGCCTACGATCTCCTCAGAAACGGTGGCAGCATCATCGAGGCGAAAGACCGGGAAATCGCAAGGTTGCTGGCGCTCGTCGATGCACAGCGGGCAGTACCCGTCGGCGGCGTACAGATTGCGCAGCCCGGCAAATCGGCCAAGGTCGCCTATTCGATCGCGGTCGACAATCATCCGAAGTTCGTGTTCCAGGCCTATTACTGCGCCAAGTCGCTCGTCGAGTTTGCCGGTGCCAAGCCTGCCGATATCCATGTGCAGTTCACGCCGAGCGTTTCGGACGATCTGGTGCTGATCTTCTCGGAAAAGGGATATCGCACGCATCGCCTCGAAGCCTTCGGCGACAAGAAATACTGCAACAAGATCTCGCAGCTCGATCCGTTCGGCCAGGAGGATTTCGACTATCTCGTGCTGCTCGACGCGGACACGATGGCACTCGGCGATCTCTCGGAGCTCGCGACCGGCACGGCGCTGAAGGCGAAGGTCGTCGATACGCCCAATCCGCCGATCCCGGTTCTGCTCGAAGTGGCCCGTGCCGCACAGCTGCAGTCGGTCGGCCCGAAATTGCCGGCTGACAACGGCACGGACGAAACCTTCCGGGGCAATTGCAACGGCGGCGTCTATGTCATTCCGAAGCCGCTTCTTTCCACCGTGCGGACCGAGTGGCGCAAATGGGCGCTGTGGCTGCTTGCCAATCCGGAACCGCTGCAGCGCGCCGGTCGGTCGGAAAATGTCGATCAGGTGGCGATGTGGCTGACGATCACCGCCGGCAACCTTGCCTACGAGCCCCTGAGCTCGAACTACAATTACTACGGCCATGTTCCCGGCCACCACGGCTATGCCGAGCCCGGCAAGCCGATCAGGATCCTGCATTATCACGAGCACTGCGTGAACGATCAAGGGCTGCTCTCGCCGCGCTGCGACATGAAACCGGTGGTGCATGACGCCTTCACCAAGGCGAACACGCTGATCCGCGCCGAATTCCGCAACGACCTGTTCTGGAACCTTCGCTACAAGGTCAATCCGCAACGCGGCTCCGGCGTCGGCTCGCGCGGCGAAAACCTGATCTACAAGCGCAAGCTGCTGATCGACAACGGCGTCGAACAGCTCGGCAGCGTTCTCGATATCGGCTCGGGCGATCTTGAGGTGGTCAAGGCGCTCGATATCAAGACCTATCTCGGTCTCGACCGCTCGCAGGAAGCGATCGATATCGCCAAGGCTTCAAAGCCGGAATGGGGCTTCCAGGTCTTCGACCTTAAGCGCCATGCCGACACCATCCCGCTGCACGACGTGGTGATCTGCATGGAAGTGCTGATCCACCAGGGTGACCCGGAGGTCTACCGCGCACTCGTCGAATTCGCCGCATCGCGCACCGCCAAGCGCCTGATCATCTCCGGCTACGAAGTGCGCCACGGCCACGTCGACAGCAACTACCTCGTTTTCTTCCACGAGCGCCTCTCGGAGACGCTGCGGAAGACCGGGCGGTTCAGAACGATCGAGCTCGCCGGGAACCACACGGATGTGGCGGTGTTCCGGTGTGATGTTTGA
- a CDS encoding HD domain-containing phosphohydrolase, translating into MMRILLVDDNQTNLMLLTKLVAKLPSCEPVPFLDPSDVLAAMPKLEYDIAVIDYQMPGYNGVELLREIEMFERYKGKPVVMITADTDMATRMACLDAGSIDFLNKPVNPLEFQARMKNLIALVDARNKLADKAEWLREEVEKATCEIREREEEIIDRLSIAASFKDAETGLHTKRVGEYSQLIARALGLPAEECSDIRLAAPMHDIGKVGIPDAVLLKKGKLTEQEFAAMQKHTLLGCDILRESKSSLLQLAATIAASHHERWDGQGYPRRLAGREIPISGRIVAVADNFDALTSARPYKEAWSVSQAVDHIREKSGTQFDPQCVRAFEEALPAILAAREALQDSSSVFQMTA; encoded by the coding sequence ATGATGCGGATCCTTCTTGTCGACGACAATCAGACCAATCTTATGCTGCTGACAAAACTGGTTGCGAAGCTTCCGTCCTGCGAACCCGTGCCGTTTCTGGACCCTTCCGATGTCCTCGCAGCAATGCCGAAGCTGGAATACGATATCGCGGTAATCGACTATCAGATGCCGGGCTACAACGGCGTTGAGCTGTTGCGCGAGATCGAGATGTTCGAGCGCTACAAGGGCAAGCCCGTGGTCATGATCACGGCCGATACCGACATGGCGACCCGCATGGCCTGTCTCGATGCCGGTTCGATCGATTTCCTGAACAAGCCGGTCAACCCGCTCGAATTCCAGGCACGAATGAAAAACCTCATCGCCCTTGTCGATGCGCGCAACAAGCTGGCCGACAAGGCGGAATGGCTGCGTGAAGAGGTCGAGAAGGCAACCTGCGAGATCCGCGAGCGCGAGGAGGAGATCATCGATCGCCTTTCGATCGCGGCCAGCTTCAAGGATGCAGAGACAGGTCTTCACACGAAGCGCGTCGGCGAATATTCGCAGCTCATCGCTCGCGCGCTCGGCCTTCCTGCCGAAGAATGCTCCGACATCCGCCTTGCTGCCCCCATGCACGATATCGGCAAGGTCGGCATCCCGGATGCGGTTCTGTTGAAAAAGGGTAAGCTCACAGAGCAGGAGTTCGCGGCCATGCAGAAGCACACGCTTCTCGGCTGCGACATCCTGCGCGAGTCAAAATCCAGCCTTCTCCAACTGGCCGCAACCATCGCCGCCAGTCATCACGAAAGATGGGACGGTCAAGGCTATCCGCGCCGCCTCGCCGGTCGCGAAATTCCGATATCGGGACGAATCGTGGCTGTCGCCGACAATTTCGATGCGCTGACTTCCGCACGGCCCTACAAGGAAGCATGGTCAGTGAGCCAGGCCGTCGACCATATCCGCGAGAAATCAGGCACGCAGTTCGATCCGCAATGCGTTCGCGCCTTTGAAGAGGCGTTGCCCGCCATTCTAGCCGCCCGTGAGGCGTTGCAGGATAGCTCGTCCGTCTTTCAGATGACGGCCTGA